The proteins below are encoded in one region of Clostridium estertheticum:
- the ftsA gene encoding cell division protein FtsA gives MNEQIVGIDLGSSKICGAVGRINSNGKLQIIGITSVVCSGLNKSVVIDIDSTAEAIKQCVIQLERMTDTQISEGYISLPGGICELVRNTGMIAISSEDREIKQSDVDRVIEAAKLISVPADKEIVGVEPEQYIVDGYDNIKDPRGMSGIRLEVEGQVVMAQSTAVSNLLKSVKRAGIKVNGIVLQPSAISEAVLRKEEKDMGIALVDVGAQTIDISIYKSGKLKYTSIVQLGGDNITNDISVCLKVPFSEGERLKLKYGSLIKGAEVDDEKIRVKDSYNNLMEIDNNLLIDIICARVEELLHLIKRNLLNSGFYKEVSGVVIVGGGISLFRGMNDLSKDILEKSVRVGSPEYVGAASPIYVTAVGIVLQAVNNLKTNTSSFEESDEQSHDNKWSKKQNTKGKNKLAAKVKGFFADFF, from the coding sequence ATGAATGAACAGATTGTAGGAATTGATTTAGGGTCATCAAAAATATGTGGAGCAGTTGGTAGAATTAACAGCAATGGAAAACTTCAGATTATAGGCATTACATCAGTTGTATGTAGTGGTTTAAATAAATCAGTTGTAATAGACATAGATAGTACAGCTGAAGCTATTAAGCAATGTGTTATTCAATTGGAACGTATGACAGATACGCAAATTAGTGAAGGATATATATCACTGCCTGGAGGAATTTGCGAATTAGTGAGGAATACTGGCATGATTGCAATATCTTCTGAAGACAGGGAAATCAAACAAAGTGATGTGGATAGAGTAATTGAAGCAGCTAAACTTATTTCAGTTCCGGCCGATAAAGAAATAGTGGGTGTTGAGCCTGAACAATATATTGTTGATGGATATGACAATATTAAAGATCCTAGAGGGATGAGTGGAATAAGACTCGAAGTTGAGGGACAAGTTGTCATGGCGCAATCTACAGCAGTTAGTAATTTATTGAAAAGTGTTAAAAGAGCTGGAATTAAAGTAAATGGTATAGTGCTTCAACCATCAGCAATATCTGAGGCTGTACTTCGAAAAGAAGAGAAAGATATGGGAATAGCACTTGTTGATGTTGGAGCTCAGACTATTGATATATCAATTTATAAGAGTGGAAAATTAAAATATACATCTATTGTTCAATTGGGTGGAGATAACATAACTAATGATATATCAGTTTGTCTTAAAGTTCCTTTTAGTGAAGGTGAAAGATTAAAACTTAAATATGGAAGCCTTATTAAGGGGGCAGAAGTTGATGATGAGAAGATTAGAGTTAAAGATTCTTATAATAATTTAATGGAGATTGATAACAATTTATTAATTGATATAATTTGTGCTAGGGTAGAAGAATTATTACATTTAATTAAAAGAAATTTGTTAAATAGTGGGTTTTATAAGGAAGTTTCAGGAGTAGTAATAGTTGGTGGAGGTATATCTTTGTTTAGAGGCATGAATGATTTAAGTAAAGATATACTTGAAAAATCAGTGAGAGTAGGATCTCCTGAATATGTAGGTGCAGCTAGCCCGATATATGTTACAGCAGTAGGAATAGTGCTTCAGGCTGTTAATAATCTTAAAACTAATACTAGTTCATTTGAAGAGTCAGATGAACAATCGCACGATAATAAATGGTCAAAAAAACAAAATACAAAAGGGAAGAATAAATTAGCGGCAAAAGTTAAAGGCTTTTTTGCGGATTTTTTCTAA
- the sigK gene encoding RNA polymerase sporulation sigma factor SigK — MNCLLDMIGNVTFLTAYITGSSSFPQPLSEEEEKFYLIKLGEGDLLAKGILVERNLRLVAHIVKKYSYPGKDVDDLISIGTVGLIKAIDSFDTNKGTRLATYAARCIENEILMLIRNNKKTKGEVYLQDPIGTDKEGNEISLMDVLSSDEDSIIDIVESKIQIKKLYNKINVALMDREKTIIQMRYGLLDGNPRTQREIALILGISRSYVSRIEKRALKKLNKELNSTKKIGK; from the coding sequence ATGAATTGTTTATTAGATATGATTGGAAATGTTACATTTTTGACAGCTTATATAACTGGTAGTAGTTCATTCCCTCAACCATTAAGTGAAGAAGAAGAAAAATTTTATTTAATAAAGCTTGGGGAAGGCGATTTACTAGCTAAGGGAATACTTGTTGAACGAAATTTAAGACTAGTAGCACACATAGTAAAAAAATATTCCTATCCTGGAAAAGATGTAGATGACCTCATATCTATTGGAACTGTAGGACTTATTAAAGCCATTGATTCTTTTGATACAAATAAGGGAACAAGGCTTGCTACCTATGCTGCAAGGTGCATAGAAAACGAAATACTTATGCTTATTCGAAATAATAAGAAAACAAAGGGTGAAGTGTATCTGCAAGACCCTATTGGCACAGATAAAGAGGGAAATGAGATATCACTTATGGATGTACTTAGTAGTGATGAAGATTCTATAATTGATATAGTAGAAAGTAAGATACAAATTAAAAAGTTGTATAATAAGATAAACGTAGCTTTAATGGATAGAGAGAAGACAATAATTCAAATGCGTTATGGATTACTTGATGGTAACCCTAGAACTCAAAGAGAAATTGCATTGATACTTGGAATTTCGAGATCATATGTATCAAGAATTGAGAAAAGAGCATTGAAGAAGCTTAATAAAGAATTAAATAGTACGAAAAAAATTGGTAAATAG
- the typA gene encoding translational GTPase TypA: MNLFTRNDVRNIAIIAHVDHGKTTLVDCLLKQSNVFRANEKVQERVMDSNDLEKERGITILSKNTAVMHNGIKINIVDTPGHADFGGEVERVLKMVDSVLLVVDAYEGPMPQTKFVLKKALELDLRPIVVINKIDRKDARPTEVLDEVFDLFVELGADDEQLDFAVVYASAREGFAKLEVDDVSDNMEPLFDSIVKNVKAPEGYLDMPLQMLISTIDYNEYVGKIGIGKIQRGSIKRNEQVALIAKDGSISNVKVSALFVYDGLKRVETEEAMLGDIVAVSGIPNINIGETIADALEPEALPFVEIDEPTLTMNFMVNNSPFAGQEGTFVTSRHIRDRLMKELETNVSLRVVEAEEADGFEVSGRGELHLSVLIETMRREGYEFQVSKANVIYKEEDGHKTEPIEFLTIDVPEEFMGVVMEKMGPRKAEMVNMTSAINGYTRLEFKVPSRGLIGFRSELMTDTKGNGIMNHVLDGYDRFKGEIPDRSRGSLIVFEGGETITYGLFNAQDRGTLFLEPGVPVYAGMIAGECARSGDMEINVCRKKQLTNTRSSGADESPKLVPVKPMSLEQCLEFIAIDELVEITPLNIRMRKRILDSGERKRAGGKKK, translated from the coding sequence ATGAATTTATTTACAAGAAATGACGTTAGAAATATAGCAATTATTGCCCACGTAGATCACGGCAAGACAACACTAGTGGATTGTTTACTTAAACAAAGCAATGTTTTTAGAGCAAATGAAAAAGTACAAGAGAGAGTAATGGATTCAAATGACTTAGAAAAAGAAAGAGGAATAACAATTCTTTCTAAAAATACTGCAGTAATGCATAATGGAATTAAAATAAATATAGTTGATACTCCAGGACATGCTGATTTTGGTGGAGAAGTTGAACGTGTGCTTAAGATGGTTGATAGTGTACTTCTTGTAGTTGATGCATATGAAGGTCCAATGCCACAAACTAAATTTGTTTTAAAGAAAGCATTAGAATTAGACCTTAGACCTATCGTTGTTATAAACAAAATTGATAGAAAAGATGCTCGTCCAACTGAAGTTCTTGATGAAGTCTTTGACCTATTTGTTGAACTTGGAGCAGATGATGAACAATTAGATTTTGCAGTTGTATATGCTTCTGCTAGAGAAGGGTTTGCAAAACTTGAAGTTGATGATGTAAGTGATAACATGGAACCATTATTTGATTCTATAGTAAAGAATGTAAAGGCACCAGAAGGATATTTAGATATGCCACTTCAAATGCTTATTTCTACTATTGATTATAATGAGTATGTTGGAAAAATTGGAATAGGAAAAATCCAAAGAGGATCAATTAAAAGAAATGAACAAGTTGCACTTATAGCTAAAGATGGATCGATAAGCAACGTTAAAGTTTCAGCTCTTTTCGTTTATGATGGACTTAAGAGAGTAGAAACTGAAGAAGCAATGCTTGGTGATATAGTAGCAGTTTCTGGTATTCCAAACATTAACATTGGTGAAACAATAGCTGATGCACTTGAGCCAGAGGCACTTCCATTCGTTGAAATTGATGAACCTACTTTAACTATGAATTTCATGGTTAATAATTCTCCTTTTGCAGGTCAAGAAGGAACTTTTGTAACATCAAGACACATAAGAGATAGACTTATGAAAGAACTTGAAACAAATGTTAGTTTAAGAGTAGTAGAAGCTGAAGAAGCAGATGGTTTTGAAGTAAGTGGAAGAGGCGAACTTCATCTTTCAGTTCTAATTGAAACTATGAGACGTGAAGGATATGAATTCCAAGTGTCAAAAGCTAATGTTATATACAAAGAGGAAGATGGACATAAAACAGAGCCAATTGAATTCCTTACAATTGACGTTCCAGAAGAATTTATGGGCGTTGTTATGGAAAAAATGGGACCTAGAAAAGCAGAAATGGTTAATATGACTTCTGCTATAAATGGATACACTAGATTAGAATTTAAAGTACCATCAAGAGGATTGATTGGGTTTAGAAGTGAACTTATGACCGATACTAAGGGTAATGGTATAATGAATCACGTTCTAGATGGTTACGATAGATTTAAGGGCGAGATTCCAGACAGAAGTAGGGGTTCACTAATTGTATTTGAAGGTGGAGAAACTATAACTTACGGATTATTTAATGCTCAAGATCGTGGTACTCTTTTCTTAGAACCAGGAGTACCTGTATATGCTGGAATGATTGCTGGAGAATGTGCAAGAAGTGGAGACATGGAAATAAATGTTTGTAGAAAGAAACAATTAACAAACACTAGATCTTCAGGAGCAGATGAATCACCAAAACTTGTTCCAGTAAAACCTATGTCACTAGAGCAGTGCTTAGAATTTATAGCAATAGATGAGCTAGTTGAAATTACTCCTCTAAATATTAGGATGAGAAAAAGAATATTAGACTCAGGTGAAAGAAAAAGAGCCGGTGGCAAAAAGAAATAA
- a CDS encoding O-methyltransferase, which yields MSGVTYDYMEQYLRELIPSNSGILDDLEKFSIKNRVPIVQKETAKFLELMVKMNKPKKILELGTAIGYSAILMNIASSGLSEITTIERDQRMIEIATANIAKCGLQSKITIVKGDCLELLESLQDEYDMIFMDAGKGHYNHFLPNCLRLLKKDGVLIADNVLFRGMVASKELATHRKITIIKRMKSYLELVSSNDDLITSVIPMGDGISVTVRKNIGSR from the coding sequence ATGAGTGGGGTAACATATGATTATATGGAGCAATATTTAAGAGAACTTATACCAAGTAATAGTGGTATTTTAGATGATCTAGAAAAGTTTTCTATTAAAAACAGAGTTCCTATAGTTCAAAAGGAAACTGCAAAATTTTTAGAGTTAATGGTAAAAATGAATAAACCTAAAAAGATCTTAGAACTTGGAACTGCTATAGGATATTCTGCTATTTTAATGAATATCGCATCATCTGGTTTAAGTGAAATTACAACTATTGAAAGAGATCAAAGAATGATAGAAATTGCAACTGCTAATATAGCAAAATGCGGACTGCAAAGTAAAATCACTATTGTAAAAGGAGATTGTTTAGAGCTTTTAGAAAGTCTCCAGGATGAATATGATATGATTTTTATGGATGCGGGTAAAGGACATTATAATCATTTTCTTCCTAATTGCTTAAGACTTTTAAAAAAAGATGGAGTTCTTATTGCAGATAATGTATTATTTAGAGGAATGGTTGCATCAAAAGAACTTGCAACACATAGAAAAATCACTATAATAAAACGTATGAAAAGCTACTTAGAACTAGTATCTAGTAATGATGACCTTATAACTTCTGTAATACCAATGGGAGATGGCATATCAGTTACGGTAAGAAAGAATATAGGTAGCAGATAG
- the udk gene encoding uridine kinase: MNHPILIGITGGTGSGKSTIAREIYKHFDESCIAMIEQDSYYKDQSELSLEDRIKTNYDHPDAFDSQLLVEHFNLLLKGKAIQKPIYDFKIFNRTKETISVKPKDIIIFEGILILDNKILRDMLDIKIYVDTDADVRFIRRLTRDIKERGRTMESVIKQYLNVVKPMHEQFIEPTKRYADIIIPEGGHNKVAIDIINANISQILQRR, translated from the coding sequence ATGAATCATCCTATACTAATCGGTATAACTGGCGGGACAGGTTCTGGAAAGAGCACTATTGCTAGAGAAATATATAAACATTTTGATGAGTCATGTATTGCTATGATTGAGCAAGATTCTTATTATAAAGATCAAAGTGAACTTTCTCTTGAAGATAGAATTAAAACAAACTATGATCATCCTGATGCATTTGATTCGCAGCTTTTAGTGGAACATTTTAATCTTCTTTTAAAAGGTAAAGCTATTCAAAAACCTATATATGATTTTAAAATATTTAACAGAACAAAAGAAACAATTTCTGTAAAACCTAAGGATATAATTATATTTGAAGGAATACTTATATTGGATAATAAAATTCTTCGTGATATGTTAGATATTAAAATATATGTAGATACTGATGCAGATGTAAGATTTATAAGAAGACTTACAAGGGATATTAAAGAAAGAGGAAGAACAATGGAGTCTGTTATAAAGCAATATCTAAACGTAGTTAAACCGATGCATGAGCAATTTATAGAACCTACTAAAAGATACGCAGATATTATAATACCAGAAGGTGGACATAACAAGGTAGCTATTGATATAATTAATGCAAATATAAGTCAGATACTACAAAGGCGATAA
- a CDS encoding Fur family transcriptional regulator, which translates to MSKVSPESVESLKETLKQEGYKLTPQRRAILNGIIKSEGSHLTAEELYDLVKIDCPEIGLATIYRTVQLLEDMGVIRKFDLDDGCSRYELNHQDEHHQHHHLICNRCGKVLEVQGDLLEELESIVEKEYNFKIEDHSLKFYGVCEKCAGK; encoded by the coding sequence ATGTCAAAGGTATCTCCAGAGAGCGTTGAGAGTTTAAAAGAAACCTTAAAACAAGAGGGATATAAACTAACTCCACAGAGAAGAGCTATTTTAAATGGAATAATTAAAAGTGAAGGTAGCCATCTTACTGCGGAAGAACTATATGACTTGGTTAAAATTGACTGCCCAGAAATAGGTCTTGCTACAATTTATAGAACCGTTCAACTTTTAGAAGATATGGGCGTAATTAGAAAATTTGATTTAGATGATGGATGTAGCAGATATGAGCTTAACCATCAAGATGAGCACCATCAGCATCATCATCTTATATGTAATCGCTGTGGTAAAGTACTAGAAGTACAAGGAGATTTACTTGAAGAATTAGAATCAATTGTTGAAAAAGAATATAATTTTAAGATTGAAGACCATAGTTTGAAATTTTATGGTGTTTGTGAAAAATGTGCAGGCAAATAA
- a CDS encoding peptidase U32 family protein: MKPEILAPAGNLEKLKAAINFGADAVYLGGSKLNLRAFADNFSNEDLKEGIEFAHLRGKKVYVTLNVFPHNDDLNGLEDYLKEVYEIGADAIIVSDPGIIMTAREVVPNLEIHLSTQANNVNYKSAIFWHKQGVKRIVLARELSLKEIKEIRAKLPDTCELEAFVHGSMCMSYSGRCLMSNYMTGRDANRGQCAQPCRYKYFLMEEKRDGEYFPIIEDDKGSYIMNSKDLCMIEHIPELMESGVMSFKIEGRMKSSYYVASVCKSYREALDAYVTDGANYKFQQKWLDNLLKPSHRQFYTGFYFGDPNNQIYESSSYIRNYDIVGVVRKYDEKSNIATIEQKNKTYLGDIVEVLRPKGDNILITLDDMKNSKGESIPSAPSAQMIFTVIVKEKLCENDILIKAKEKK; this comes from the coding sequence ATGAAACCAGAAATACTTGCACCAGCAGGTAATTTAGAAAAATTGAAAGCAGCTATAAATTTTGGCGCAGACGCGGTTTATTTAGGCGGAAGTAAATTAAATTTAAGGGCGTTTGCCGATAATTTTAGTAATGAAGATTTAAAAGAAGGAATAGAATTTGCACACTTAAGGGGTAAAAAGGTCTATGTTACTTTAAATGTTTTTCCTCATAATGATGACTTAAATGGTCTAGAAGATTATTTAAAAGAAGTATATGAGATAGGCGCAGATGCTATTATTGTATCTGACCCAGGAATTATTATGACAGCGAGGGAAGTAGTACCAAATTTAGAAATACATTTAAGCACTCAAGCTAATAATGTAAATTATAAGTCTGCTATTTTTTGGCATAAACAAGGGGTTAAAAGAATTGTTCTTGCAAGAGAATTATCGTTAAAAGAAATTAAAGAAATTAGAGCAAAATTACCTGATACTTGTGAACTTGAAGCCTTTGTTCATGGCTCTATGTGTATGTCATATTCAGGAAGATGTCTTATGTCAAATTACATGACTGGTCGCGATGCAAATCGTGGGCAATGTGCTCAGCCATGCAGATATAAATATTTTTTAATGGAAGAAAAAAGGGATGGAGAATATTTTCCAATAATTGAAGATGATAAAGGCTCTTATATAATGAATTCAAAGGACTTATGTATGATAGAACACATACCAGAACTTATGGAATCAGGTGTAATGTCCTTTAAAATAGAAGGAAGAATGAAAAGCTCATATTACGTCGCTTCTGTATGTAAATCCTATAGGGAAGCCTTGGATGCGTATGTAACAGATGGAGCAAATTATAAATTTCAACAAAAATGGTTGGATAATCTATTAAAACCTAGTCACAGACAATTCTATACTGGATTTTATTTTGGGGATCCTAACAATCAGATATATGAATCTTCGTCATATATTAGAAATTATGATATAGTTGGAGTAGTAAGAAAATATGATGAAAAAAGTAATATTGCAACAATTGAACAAAAAAATAAAACGTATCTTGGCGATATTGTTGAAGTACTAAGACCAAAAGGCGACAACATTTTAATTACATTAGATGATATGAAAAACTCTAAGGGAGAAAGTATACCATCTGCCCCAAGTGCTCAGATGATCTTTACTGTAATTGTTAAGGAAAAACTTTGCGAAAATGATATCCTTATTAAGGCTAAGGAGAAAAAGTGA
- a CDS encoding type IV pilus twitching motility protein PilT, giving the protein MKSLSELLKWTIEQNASDLHLTVGSVPVIRVNGHLMQVGEDKLTPANTEKYAREILDDSYEEYYNNGEIDTSYSIGGLGRFRVNVYKQRGSDTIAVRVVALKIPTLKQLELPDVVRALTTKQRGLVLVTGPTGSGKSTTLAAMVNEINSTRACNIITLEDPIEYLHKHNKSIINQREIGKDSKNYQNALRAILREDPDVILVGEMRDLETISIAITAAETGHLVFSTLHTIGAAKTVDRIVDVFPPYQQQQIKVQLAAVMQGIISQQLIPKITEKGRVAALEVMISTPAIQNLIREGKTHQLQSCVQTGGKYGMKTMDMSISDLYKRSVISKDDAITYSVDNEMMVRMLAL; this is encoded by the coding sequence ATGAAATCTCTTAGCGAGTTATTAAAATGGACAATAGAACAAAATGCATCAGATTTACATCTAACAGTTGGATCAGTACCGGTTATTAGAGTTAATGGACATCTAATGCAAGTTGGTGAAGATAAATTAACTCCAGCAAATACTGAAAAATACGCAAGAGAAATATTGGATGATTCATATGAAGAATATTATAATAATGGTGAGATTGATACTTCTTACTCTATTGGAGGACTTGGAAGATTTAGAGTTAATGTTTATAAGCAAAGAGGAAGCGATACTATTGCTGTTAGAGTAGTCGCATTAAAGATACCTACACTTAAACAACTTGAACTTCCAGATGTTGTTCGCGCACTTACCACAAAACAAAGGGGCTTAGTCTTAGTGACTGGGCCTACAGGAAGTGGTAAAAGTACAACACTCGCGGCTATGGTTAACGAAATTAATTCAACTAGAGCATGTAATATTATTACACTTGAGGATCCTATTGAGTATCTGCACAAACACAATAAATCAATTATTAATCAAAGAGAAATTGGAAAAGACAGTAAAAATTATCAAAATGCATTAAGAGCAATCCTTAGAGAAGATCCTGATGTTATATTAGTAGGTGAAATGAGAGATCTTGAAACAATTTCTATAGCTATTACTGCAGCTGAAACTGGACATTTGGTTTTCTCTACACTACACACTATAGGTGCAGCAAAAACAGTAGATAGAATAGTGGATGTATTTCCTCCATATCAACAACAACAAATTAAGGTCCAATTGGCTGCAGTGATGCAGGGAATAATTTCACAGCAATTAATACCTAAGATAACTGAAAAAGGAAGGGTCGCTGCTCTTGAGGTAATGATATCAACCCCAGCAATTCAAAATCTTATTCGTGAGGGTAAAACACATCAATTACAGTCTTGTGTTCAAACCGGCGGGAAATATGGTATGAAAACTATGGATATGTCAATTTCAGATTTATATAAAAGATCGGTTATATCTAAAGATGATGCAATAACTTACTCTGTTGACAATGAAATGATGGTAAGAATGTTAGCACTTTAA
- the ruvX gene encoding Holliday junction resolvase RuvX, giving the protein MRILGLDIGDRTIGIAVCDPLGLTAQGITTIKRKSIVIDIEEIDKICKKYNVESFVSGLPKNMNGTIGPQGEKVQRFCEKLRETLNLEVKMWDERLTTVAANRVMLEGDLSRSKRKKIVDKIAATFILQGYLDSLGTRL; this is encoded by the coding sequence ATGAGAATACTAGGATTAGATATTGGAGATAGAACAATAGGGATAGCTGTGTGTGATCCACTTGGTTTAACGGCGCAAGGAATTACAACAATTAAAAGAAAAAGTATAGTAATAGACATAGAAGAAATTGATAAAATATGTAAAAAGTATAATGTAGAAAGTTTTGTATCAGGACTTCCTAAAAATATGAATGGTACTATTGGACCTCAAGGAGAAAAGGTTCAACGGTTCTGTGAAAAGCTCCGAGAAACATTGAACTTAGAAGTGAAAATGTGGGATGAAAGATTAACTACAGTCGCTGCTAATAGAGTAATGCTTGAGGGGGATTTATCAAGATCGAAACGAAAAAAAATTGTTGATAAAATTGCAGCTACATTCATTTTGCAAGGATATTTAGACAGTTTAGGCACACGTTTATAA
- a CDS encoding penicillin-binding transpeptidase domain-containing protein, with product MSSRNNIFGYSNQNNEIRKRTWLVMVLFTLLFCFLIYRVSNYMYFNSKPLKTMADAQYTIDEKYGALYKLFDCNGDDLLTYKEKYYAIIDPVDYTRFNEFTSKYDLETLTITLRNYNKTYDLEKIKGTGNGEKLRYEIDKVTYEKLKDIKKVKGFYTYCSTDVVKDGYWRTENILTSTTYNKMSVNPVSKKEVSNTVSKSADSLEMQIYNKTKRNEYTKTRFAKGVNGEMGAATTVTPKNNINVRLTIDKQIQDKVEYILHNEKYNKIGVVLMESSSGKIRAMAQKDDNAYNINLGYPSTNGALPGSIFKVIVDEAGIDMNKIDNSEHFTINPKLFTQENFKGNTFTVAEALVKSSNNIFAQIGWKVGVQNIYNYARKQGMLSKVLNFQQEDTGNFQEDISNPTYAQTSQTAIGQNVTITPLEALSIPNTIINNGVYVKPSIIDAYVNDKKEVLEKIKLITTTVLKKETAETVKLHMIDVVNKGTGDAAYIKGMDIGGKTGTTTYEKGNKSDGWFVGFFTLNEKNYSMVVYVNDIKMNRLGIADEEGGGTAAPIFKKVVNALKNMQ from the coding sequence ATGTCTAGTAGAAACAACATTTTTGGTTACTCGAATCAAAATAATGAAATTAGAAAAAGAACTTGGCTAGTGATGGTTTTATTTACGCTATTATTTTGTTTTTTAATTTATCGAGTTTCAAATTACATGTATTTTAACTCAAAGCCATTAAAAACAATGGCTGATGCACAGTATACTATTGATGAAAAATATGGTGCTTTATATAAGTTATTTGATTGTAATGGAGATGACCTTTTAACTTATAAAGAAAAATATTATGCGATTATAGATCCGGTGGATTATACTAGATTTAATGAATTCACCAGTAAATATGACTTAGAAACATTAACAATTACACTTAGAAATTACAATAAAACATATGATTTAGAAAAAATTAAAGGAACCGGTAATGGAGAAAAATTAAGATATGAAATTGATAAAGTTACATATGAAAAGCTTAAAGATATTAAAAAGGTAAAAGGGTTTTATACTTATTGTTCTACTGATGTTGTAAAGGATGGGTATTGGAGGACAGAAAATATATTGACAAGTACAACTTATAATAAAATGAGTGTTAACCCAGTATCTAAAAAGGAAGTTAGTAATACTGTATCTAAGAGCGCTGATTCGCTGGAAATGCAAATATATAATAAAACTAAAAGGAATGAATACACAAAAACTAGATTTGCTAAAGGAGTTAATGGTGAAATGGGAGCAGCTACAACTGTTACGCCTAAAAACAACATAAATGTAAGGCTTACAATAGATAAACAAATTCAAGATAAAGTTGAGTATATTCTTCACAATGAAAAATATAATAAAATTGGTGTTGTACTAATGGAGAGTAGTAGTGGAAAAATAAGGGCTATGGCACAAAAAGATGATAATGCATATAATATAAATCTAGGATATCCGAGTACTAATGGTGCTTTGCCAGGATCAATTTTTAAGGTTATTGTTGATGAAGCTGGTATAGATATGAATAAAATAGATAATAGCGAGCATTTTACAATAAATCCTAAATTATTCACCCAAGAGAACTTTAAAGGAAATACATTTACTGTAGCAGAGGCTTTAGTCAAATCTTCAAATAACATATTCGCTCAGATAGGTTGGAAGGTTGGCGTTCAAAATATATATAATTATGCCCGAAAACAAGGCATGTTAAGTAAAGTATTAAATTTTCAGCAAGAGGATACTGGTAACTTTCAGGAGGATATATCAAATCCTACATATGCCCAAACGAGCCAGACAGCCATTGGTCAAAATGTTACAATAACCCCATTAGAAGCACTTAGCATTCCCAATACTATTATAAATAATGGAGTATATGTTAAGCCAAGTATAATAGATGCATATGTAAATGACAAGAAAGAAGTTTTAGAGAAAATTAAACTTATAACCACTACCGTATTAAAAAAAGAAACGGCAGAAACGGTTAAACTTCATATGATTGATGTTGTGAATAAAGGAACCGGTGATGCGGCTTACATTAAAGGTATGGATATAGGCGGGAAAACAGGTACTACTACATATGAGAAAGGAAACAAATCTGATGGCTGGTTTGTAGGGTTTTTCACTTTAAATGAAAAAAATTATTCTATGGTTGTATATGTGAATGATATTAAGATGAATAGACTAGGTATTGCAGATGAAGAAGGTGGAGGTACAGCTGCTCCAATATTTAAAAAAGTAGTTAATGCGCTTAAAAATATGCAGTAA
- a CDS encoding DUF1292 domain-containing protein, with amino-acid sequence MDNNVETVLLYDEEGKEIEFDVLTKLDIKDKEYVIVAPTGEEDIDAIALRIEKDEDGNDILVTIEDDEEFEMISEAYDAISSDEI; translated from the coding sequence ATGGATAACAATGTAGAGACTGTACTATTATATGATGAAGAAGGTAAGGAAATAGAATTTGATGTGCTGACAAAATTGGACATTAAAGATAAGGAATATGTTATAGTTGCACCAACTGGAGAGGAAGACATTGATGCAATTGCACTAAGAATTGAAAAGGATGAAGATGGTAATGATATTTTAGTTACAATAGAAGACGATGAAGAGTTTGAAATGATTTCAGAAGCGTATGATGCGATTTCTTCTGATGAGATTTAA